The following proteins are encoded in a genomic region of Musa acuminata AAA Group cultivar baxijiao chromosome BXJ2-11, Cavendish_Baxijiao_AAA, whole genome shotgun sequence:
- the LOC135626872 gene encoding ultraviolet-B receptor UVR8-like isoform X2, protein MNGGEEGGGGGGEEMEEDGKEEMMVVEEATGRDKTVLMWGYLPGVSPQRSPLLHPVAVRVPDSPAGDRWKDVSGGGCGFAMAMSESGKLFTWGSTDDMGQSYVTSGKHEETPEVFDLPTKVPIVKAAAGWAHCVAVTAQGEVYTWGWKECVPFGRNVRDQSSSEGASEKEEKHSGFMSDHVMPRSQGSRTTGTMSGFDSGGGDENTKRRRLSSAKLGPESSSSGEEALSAPPCLVNLNVGVRITCVAAGGRHTLALSYVGQVWGWGYGGEGQLGLGTRIRNVSSPHPVPCIESASFTKDQSSPATKGKQGSDGQAFKLIGTCIKAIACGGRHSAAVTDTGALLTFGWGLYGQCGQGSTDDELSPTCVSSLLGVEIQGVAAGLWHTMCTSVDGGVYSFGGNQFGQLGTGSDQAETLPKQLDAPCLENKNAKLISCGARHSTMLTEDGQVFCWGWNKYGQLGLGDSIDRNIPSVVPIENLQPKNVSCGWWHTLVLGESPT, encoded by the exons ATGAATGGTGGGGAggaggggggaggaggaggaggggaggaaatggaagaggacggGAAGGAGGAGATGATGGTGGTGGAGGAGGCGACGGGGAGGGATAAGACGGTGTTGATGTGGGGTTACCTTCCCGGAGTGTCGCCGCAGAGATCGCCTTTACTTCATCCGGTGGCCGTCCGAGTGCCGGATTCGCCAGCAGGAGACCGGTGGAAGGATGTCAGTGGCGGTGGATGCGGATTCGCCATGGCCATGTCCG AGTCAGGCAAGCTATTTACATGGGGTTCTACAGATGACATGGGTCAAAGCTATGTTACTTCGGGGAAGCATGAG GAGACTCCTGAGGTATTTGACCTCCCAACTAAGGTACCCATAGTCAAGGCAGCTGCCGGGTGGGCTCACTGTGTAGCAGTCACAG CTCAAGGAGAAGTCTACACATGGGGATGGAAAGAGTGCGTGCCTTTTGGGAGGAATGTCAGAGACCAGTCGTCCTCTGAAGGAGCCTcagaaaaagaggaaaaacatAGTGGATTTATGAGTGACCATG TGATGCCTAGGTCACAGggctcaagaactactggaaccaTGTCAGGTTTTGATAGTGGAGGTGGTGATGAGAATACAAAGCGAAGAAGGTTATCTTCAGCTAAACTGGGACCTGAAAGCTCTTCGTCTGGTGAAGAAGCTCTTTCAGCACCTCCATGTCTTGTAAATCTTAATGTAGGTGTCCGTATCACATGTGTTGCTGCAGGTGGACGTCATACACTAGCATTGTCAT ATGTAGGTCAGGTGTGGGGTTGGGGCTATGGAGGGGAAGGGCAACTTGGTTTGGGTACTCGTATCCGGAATGTGTCTTCTCCTCATCCTGTACCTTGTATAGAGTCAGCTTCTTTTACTAAAGACCAATCATCACCAGCAACTAAAGGGAAACAAGGTTCAGATGGGCAGGCTTTTAAACTCATAGGAACCTGTATAAAGGCCATTGCTTGTGGGGGTCGTCACAGTGCTGCTGTTACAG ATACAGGAGCCCTACTTACTTTTGGCTGGGGACTTTATGGCCAG TGTGGACAAGGAAGTACAGACGATGAGCTGAGTCCAACATGTGTCTCATCACTTTTGGGTGTCGAGATACAAGGAGTTGCTGCTGGCCTATGGCATACCATGTGTACGTCTGTTGATGGTGGTGTGTATTCCTTCGGTGGGAATCAGTTTGGGCAGCTAGGAACTGGTTCTGATCAAGCTGAG ACCCTTCCCAAGCAACTGGATGCACCGTGTCTGGAAAACAAGAATGCTAAATTGATCTCTTGTGGAGCACGTCATAGCACCATGCTGACAG AAGATGGTCAAGTATTTTGCTGGGGATGGAACAAATATGGCCAG CTTGGTTTAGGGGACTCGATTGACAGAAACATTCCTTCTGTGGTTCCTATAGAGAACCTCCAGCCCAAAAACGTGTCATGTGGTTGGTGGCACACTTTGGTTCTTGGGGAATCGCCAACATGA
- the LOC135626872 gene encoding ultraviolet-B receptor UVR8-like isoform X1 produces MNGGEEGGGGGGEEMEEDGKEEMMVVEEATGRDKTVLMWGYLPGVSPQRSPLLHPVAVRVPDSPAGDRWKDVSGGGCGFAMAMSESGKLFTWGSTDDMGQSYVTSGKHEETPEVFDLPTKVPIVKAAAGWAHCVAVTAQGEVYTWGWKECVPFGRNVRDQSSSEGASEKEEKHSGFMSDHVMPRSQGSRTTGTMSGFDSGGGDENTKRRRLSSAKLGPESSSSGEEALSAPPCLVNLNVGVRITCVAAGGRHTLALSFSDVGQVWGWGYGGEGQLGLGTRIRNVSSPHPVPCIESASFTKDQSSPATKGKQGSDGQAFKLIGTCIKAIACGGRHSAAVTDTGALLTFGWGLYGQCGQGSTDDELSPTCVSSLLGVEIQGVAAGLWHTMCTSVDGGVYSFGGNQFGQLGTGSDQAETLPKQLDAPCLENKNAKLISCGARHSTMLTEDGQVFCWGWNKYGQLGLGDSIDRNIPSVVPIENLQPKNVSCGWWHTLVLGESPT; encoded by the exons ATGAATGGTGGGGAggaggggggaggaggaggaggggaggaaatggaagaggacggGAAGGAGGAGATGATGGTGGTGGAGGAGGCGACGGGGAGGGATAAGACGGTGTTGATGTGGGGTTACCTTCCCGGAGTGTCGCCGCAGAGATCGCCTTTACTTCATCCGGTGGCCGTCCGAGTGCCGGATTCGCCAGCAGGAGACCGGTGGAAGGATGTCAGTGGCGGTGGATGCGGATTCGCCATGGCCATGTCCG AGTCAGGCAAGCTATTTACATGGGGTTCTACAGATGACATGGGTCAAAGCTATGTTACTTCGGGGAAGCATGAG GAGACTCCTGAGGTATTTGACCTCCCAACTAAGGTACCCATAGTCAAGGCAGCTGCCGGGTGGGCTCACTGTGTAGCAGTCACAG CTCAAGGAGAAGTCTACACATGGGGATGGAAAGAGTGCGTGCCTTTTGGGAGGAATGTCAGAGACCAGTCGTCCTCTGAAGGAGCCTcagaaaaagaggaaaaacatAGTGGATTTATGAGTGACCATG TGATGCCTAGGTCACAGggctcaagaactactggaaccaTGTCAGGTTTTGATAGTGGAGGTGGTGATGAGAATACAAAGCGAAGAAGGTTATCTTCAGCTAAACTGGGACCTGAAAGCTCTTCGTCTGGTGAAGAAGCTCTTTCAGCACCTCCATGTCTTGTAAATCTTAATGTAGGTGTCCGTATCACATGTGTTGCTGCAGGTGGACGTCATACACTAGCATTGTCAT TTTCAGATGTAGGTCAGGTGTGGGGTTGGGGCTATGGAGGGGAAGGGCAACTTGGTTTGGGTACTCGTATCCGGAATGTGTCTTCTCCTCATCCTGTACCTTGTATAGAGTCAGCTTCTTTTACTAAAGACCAATCATCACCAGCAACTAAAGGGAAACAAGGTTCAGATGGGCAGGCTTTTAAACTCATAGGAACCTGTATAAAGGCCATTGCTTGTGGGGGTCGTCACAGTGCTGCTGTTACAG ATACAGGAGCCCTACTTACTTTTGGCTGGGGACTTTATGGCCAG TGTGGACAAGGAAGTACAGACGATGAGCTGAGTCCAACATGTGTCTCATCACTTTTGGGTGTCGAGATACAAGGAGTTGCTGCTGGCCTATGGCATACCATGTGTACGTCTGTTGATGGTGGTGTGTATTCCTTCGGTGGGAATCAGTTTGGGCAGCTAGGAACTGGTTCTGATCAAGCTGAG ACCCTTCCCAAGCAACTGGATGCACCGTGTCTGGAAAACAAGAATGCTAAATTGATCTCTTGTGGAGCACGTCATAGCACCATGCTGACAG AAGATGGTCAAGTATTTTGCTGGGGATGGAACAAATATGGCCAG CTTGGTTTAGGGGACTCGATTGACAGAAACATTCCTTCTGTGGTTCCTATAGAGAACCTCCAGCCCAAAAACGTGTCATGTGGTTGGTGGCACACTTTGGTTCTTGGGGAATCGCCAACATGA